The sequence below is a genomic window from Desulfuromonas sp. TF.
ACAACAGTGGTTGGCCGCCTTGGAGAGGCTCATCCCGCAGCCCGAACTGACCCGGCAACTGGGTGGCGCGGGGCGAGCCATGATCGAACGCCGGCACGATCTGCGGCGCGTGTCTGAAAAGCTGTACGAGGTGCTGGCCGGGCGCTGAGGCGGCGCGTAACAATAATACTTATGGGTGGTTATGATGAAAAAACTCTATTATCGAATGCTGAAGGGCCGTCATTTTGCCCAGGGGCTTAGTCAACTGCGCCAACTCGAGAAGAAGCTCTTTTCTCGCGAGTCAAGGTTTGCCATACCTTTTGCCTATCGGGGCAAGGGGTTCTATAAGACCATCGAACCGCGGCAGAACCCGCTGGAGATCGAGGAGCTCTACCGCGCCGTCTGCGGATTGGCGCCGCAGCGGGTGCTCGAGGTCGGCACGGCGCGCGGCGGCACTCTCTACCTCTGGGCCCAGGCGACTATTGATGGGGCCACTATTGTCAGCGTCGACTTGCCGGAGGGTGATTTCGGCGGCGCCTATCCTGAAGAGAAGGTCCCCTTCTATCAGGCTTTCGCCCGCCCGGGCCAGAGACTGCATTTGCTACGCAAGGACAGCCATGACCCGAAGACGGTGGCCGAGGTGCGACAGCTATTCGCCGCCTCGCCAGTCGACTTCGCTTTTATCGACGGCGATCATACCTATGAGGGAGTAAAGGCCGACTTTTTCGATTACGGGCCACTGGTCCGTCCCGGTGGACTGATCGCCTTTCACGATATCCTGCCTCGCCCTGACATGCCTTCTATCCAGGTCGACCGCTTTTGGCAAGAACTCAAGTCGACCCATCGCACCCGAGATATAATCGGCGCCGATGCCTCAGGGCGCAAGATCGGCATCGGTCTGCTCTATGTCGAAGAGGGCGGGATTCGTTGAGGTTGCGAATTTACCGGCCTGTTTCGGTATTCCAAGAAAAACGGTGATGACGAAAATTTCCTTTAAGGATATCCGATGGGATTACCTCTCCGAGGAGGGGAGTGCCTGGCTTAATGATCGACACGACGGCGCCAGGATCGAGGAGACGGTCAAGGAATCTTCCAAACGCAGGGTTGTCTATTTGCAGGGGATTTATCTCAAGGAGGTGCGCTACAGCGGCATCGCCGTTCTTCTCAAAGGCATTAGCGGCGGAACCGCCTGTAAAGAGGGGCGGATTTCCCGAAAACTCGCCGAGCGTGGGATCTCCGTTCCCCAGGTCATCGGATACGGGAAGGCGGTCAATAACGGACTGGTCCGGAGGGACGTCCTTCTGACCCGGGAGGTTGCGGGTGGAAAAAGTCTTTTCGATTTTCTCCATCGGGAATTCCCCCAACTTGCCGCTGGCGAAAAACGGAAATTTGTCCGGGGGTTCGCCGCGTATGTCCGGAAACTCCACGATGCCGGAGCCCTGCATGCCGATCTGCACATCGGCAATATCCTGCTGGAACCCGAAGGGAGCGAATATCGCTTCGTTCTTCTCGACAACGACCGTCTCACCCTGAAAAATGGCAAGATTTCGACTCGCCAGAGGATAAGGAACCTGGCGCTGGTTCTTTCCAACCTACGGAACCACCTGAGCCGGACCCAGTATCTCCGGTTTCTCCGCGAGTATGGTTTGCCCTCCGGCGAGGAGGGACGGGTCCTCCTGTCGGCTCTGGAAAATAGCGTGCTTGCGCATTCGAAGAAAATCTGGAACGGAAAAGCTCGCCAATGTCTCTCAAACAACCGCCGGTTCAGCAAGGAGCACCGGCAGGGTTTCACGATCTACAGGAAAAGCGGACTTCGCTGGAAGAATCTTGTTGATGCCCTCCTCCCCGACCCGGACCTGATGCTGGAACAGGGAGAGATTTTCAAGGCGGGTCGCACCGTGAGAGCTGCCAGGATCACCATCGACGGACAGAGCTATTTTCTCAAGCGCTACAACTGCAAAGGATTCATTTACCGGTTGCGAAATGCCTTTCGGCGGTCGCGTGCGGTAAGGACGTGGCTGGTCAGTTGGGGATTTCGCGTCAGAGGAATACCGATTCCTGAACCGATCGCGTGTATCGAAGAGCGACGTTGGCGTCTGTTGGGACGTTCTTATATTCTTTCCGTCTTCGTTTCGGAGTCCGAATCTCTACCTCATTTCTGGTCCGGAATAGATGCAGGTAGACAAAAAGAGCTTCTGGGAAAACTGGCAGGCTTGCTGGGACGCATGCACCGCTTCGGGTGTTTGCATGGAGATCTCAAGTGGAATAACATCCTCGTTTCCCGATCCGGGCGGATCGTCCTGACCGATCTGGACGGCAGTCGCATCCTCAGCCGCTTGGGGTCCAAAAGTGCAAGGCGGGATCTGCGCCGTTTCCAGCGCGATCTCGCAAGCAGGCAGATCGCTGCCGCGGAGAGGGATTTCTTTCTCGCCTGCTGGCGGCGTTGGGCCTCGCCCCCGGAGCCGGGAGTGCGGACAAGGGTTTAGGAGGGAGTAGAGCGGATGGAAAATTGGAAGCGATGGCCGGATGACCGTCGGGGGCTTTACCTGCTTCTGTTCATCTCCTTGCTGCTCAAGGGGATCATGGTTGCCTGCTCCGACGTAGTCAACGACGACGGAACTCTTTATATAAGCGCCGCGCAGGAATTTGCAAAAGGGAATTTCAGGGAAGGGCTGTCCATCTACCCCATGCCCTTTTATTCCCTTCTGATCGTGGTTTCGCACTGGGTCATACCACAATGGGTTCTTGCCGGCCAGACGATTTCCTTTCTCGCCCTGGGTCTCGCGGTCATCCCGCTTTACATGACGATTCGCCTTCTCTTCGGGCCGGCTGAGGCCTTCTGGGGAGGAATGGTCTTTGTGGTCGCTCCCTGGTTCAACGATCTTGCCACGGATGTCGTTCGTGATCCCGCTTTCCTCTTCTTCTTCTCGTGGGCGCTTTATTTCGGCGTATGCGCCGTTACCCAAAGCAGAACAAGGGATTACATCTTTGCCTCGATATTTTCCATTTCGGCCTTCCTGTGCCGGATTGAAGCCGTCGTGTTTCCGTTGGCCTTCCTGGTTGTCCTCGTTATCCTTTTGGTTTGGGACCGAAAAGAGAGAATGACCCGTTTGAAGGGAATCGGCCTTTTCCTTTCGGTTCCGGCGATTCTATTCCTTATCTTCCAGTTAGCTGCCGACACGCAGGTTTTTTCCTTTAACCGCATCAGCGAGATTGCCAAGTATTTTGAAGGTTTTCTTCATCTCAACTTTCTCGATAGTTATCGGACTATCTATGAACAGATGAAGGATTTGGAACAGACCATGCCGGGTTGGTCGCTGAGTCGAAGCTTCTCTGAAATTACCCGCTACAATCTCTGGTTGATCTATCTGCTCGGACTGTTTCAAGGTATTTTCAAGATCCTCTTTCCGTACATGGTCATACCCTTTGTGGCAGGGTTTGCCGGCAGGTGCGGATTGAATCGAGGGCATGTTTTCCTGTTGGCCCTCAGCGCCGCATATGTGGTGGCATGTTATATCTATCATGTGAAGATGAATTTCATCGATACGCGGTATCTCATTGTGCCCGCCATACTTTTCCTTCCCTGGATCGGAGTCGGAATCGCCAGGTTTTTCGATCGGGCTCACAATACTGCTCGTCCCCGGATTGCCGTGCTGTCCCTGCTTCTCATTTTTGTCCTGGTCCCCTTCGTTAAATCCGTGGATGTGACATGGAGAGAAGAAGACGATGCGGTCAAGCAAGCAGGCCTTTGGCTGGACCGCCAGCCGGAATCTGATGCTATTTCCATGATCTGCACAGACAGGCGTATACCCTTTTATTCCGGGCGCGGAGTAAATTACCTTCATTTCGATGGAAAAGATTACCGGGAGATGGAGCAGATTGCCGTAAAGGATAAAATCGACCTGCTGGTCATCGAGGATTCAAAAAAGAGATTGCCCGAGCCCCTGGCCTTCGAATATTACGAAATATGGAAAATGATTGAGAGCCCCAAAAATATCGCCTTCATCTATCGGAAGAAATCATGAACGGAATTGAAGAAATCGAAATCCAGCTTCAGCGTCACATCGAGACCATTCGGTTGGTGGCGGAGTCCATGGCTCCGACTATCGAGCGTTGCTGCACCCTGTTGGTGTCCGCCTTGAAAAGGGGGAACCAACTTCTGATCATGGGCAACGGAGGGTCGGCCGCCGACGCTCAGCACATGGCGGCGGAATTCGTGGGGCGTTTCCTGCTGGAGCGGAAAGCCCTGCCAGCCGTTGCACTGACCACCGATACTTCGATCCTGACCGCGGTCGGGAACGATTACGGCTTCGACGAAATTTTCAAGCGGCAGGTGGAAGCTCTTGCCCGGCCTGGAGATGTGGTGATCGGTATTTCCACAAGCGGACATTCGAACAACGTTTTCCACGCCCTCACCGCCGCCAATGAGATGGGGTGCAGCACCATCGGTCTTCTCGGCCGGGAGGGGGGGAACATCGCCGGAATCGTCGATGTGAACCTGACGGTGCCGGTTCAGGAGACGCCTAGAATCCAGGAGGCCCACCTGACCATCATCCACATCATTTGCGATCTGGTGGAACGGAACCTCTTTGGCGGAAGAAAAGATGATGAATAAGGAAAAGAACCCCTACAAACCCATAGACCTTTCTGGAATCAAAACCTATTCCATCAAAACCCGTGACAATAAGGTCAACATCTCAGAGCATTTCGCTGTTGCTCCGACGGACGGGATGTCCTTCCTGGATTTCTACGAACGCCTCCCACGGCTCCTCGGCGCCGACAGCCTGAGGGGAGTGGTCGATGCCGTCGTGAATGCCCGCGAAAAGGGGAGGCCGGTAATCCTGGCGATGGGAGGGCATGTCATCAAGTGCGGTCTGCAGCCGGTTCTGAAGGCTTTGATCGAGGCCGACGTGGTTACCGCGGTGGCCATGAACGGTTCCGCCTCCATCCATGACTTCGAGGTCTCGCTGGTCGGCGCCACCTCTGAGGATGTGGGCGCAGTGCTGCATTCGGGGGATTTCGGTTTCTCGGAGGAGACGGGGGGGGGAATGAACCGAGCGCTCAGAGAGGGTCTGGAGCAGGGAATCGGATTCGGCGAGGCGATCGGCCGGCGAATCATCGATAATGACCATCTTCACAAAGAGTACAGTCTGCTGTCCGCCTGCGTGGAGAAGGGCATTCCCGTCACCGTGCACGTGGCCATCGGCACCGACATCATCCACCAACACCCTGAATTCGACGGCGGGGTCACGGGAGAGATGACGGCAAGGGATTTCCGACTGCTGACCTCCGTGGTGGCCGACTTGGGGGACGGCGGCGTATGGCTAAACGTCGGCTCGGCGGTGCTTCTGCCGGAGGTTTTCCTGAAAGCCCTTTCCATCGCGCAGAATCTGGGACATCATGTCGATGGATTCACCACTGCCAACTTCGACATGATCCAGCACTACCGACCCCTCCAGAACGTGGTCAAACGACCGACATCAGGGAGCGGCCGGGGATACACCATCACCGGTCACCACGAGATCAATATCCCGCTCTTTGCGGCGGCTGTGCTTGAAAAAACAGGTAAAAGGTGAAAGGTTAAAGGAAAAAAGGAGGGGAGAATGGAATTTGAGAATCTAGATGTTTGGTAACGAGGAAGCGACGTTTTGCATGCGCCTCTAAACCTTGAACCTTTAACCTTTTACCTTGAACCTGGATATTATGGACCGTCAACTCGTTGAACGTTTTCTGAGCC
It includes:
- a CDS encoding glycosyltransferase family 39 protein; this translates as MENWKRWPDDRRGLYLLLFISLLLKGIMVACSDVVNDDGTLYISAAQEFAKGNFREGLSIYPMPFYSLLIVVSHWVIPQWVLAGQTISFLALGLAVIPLYMTIRLLFGPAEAFWGGMVFVVAPWFNDLATDVVRDPAFLFFFSWALYFGVCAVTQSRTRDYIFASIFSISAFLCRIEAVVFPLAFLVVLVILLVWDRKERMTRLKGIGLFLSVPAILFLIFQLAADTQVFSFNRISEIAKYFEGFLHLNFLDSYRTIYEQMKDLEQTMPGWSLSRSFSEITRYNLWLIYLLGLFQGIFKILFPYMVIPFVAGFAGRCGLNRGHVFLLALSAAYVVACYIYHVKMNFIDTRYLIVPAILFLPWIGVGIARFFDRAHNTARPRIAVLSLLLIFVLVPFVKSVDVTWREEDDAVKQAGLWLDRQPESDAISMICTDRRIPFYSGRGVNYLHFDGKDYREMEQIAVKDKIDLLVIEDSKKRLPEPLAFEYYEIWKMIESPKNIAFIYRKKS
- a CDS encoding class I SAM-dependent methyltransferase, with amino-acid sequence MKKLYYRMLKGRHFAQGLSQLRQLEKKLFSRESRFAIPFAYRGKGFYKTIEPRQNPLEIEELYRAVCGLAPQRVLEVGTARGGTLYLWAQATIDGATIVSVDLPEGDFGGAYPEEKVPFYQAFARPGQRLHLLRKDSHDPKTVAEVRQLFAASPVDFAFIDGDHTYEGVKADFFDYGPLVRPGGLIAFHDILPRPDMPSIQVDRFWQELKSTHRTRDIIGADASGRKIGIGLLYVEEGGIR
- the gmhA gene encoding D-sedoheptulose 7-phosphate isomerase; this translates as MNGIEEIEIQLQRHIETIRLVAESMAPTIERCCTLLVSALKRGNQLLIMGNGGSAADAQHMAAEFVGRFLLERKALPAVALTTDTSILTAVGNDYGFDEIFKRQVEALARPGDVVIGISTSGHSNNVFHALTAANEMGCSTIGLLGREGGNIAGIVDVNLTVPVQETPRIQEAHLTIIHIICDLVERNLFGGRKDDE
- a CDS encoding lipopolysaccharide kinase InaA family protein, encoding MTKISFKDIRWDYLSEEGSAWLNDRHDGARIEETVKESSKRRVVYLQGIYLKEVRYSGIAVLLKGISGGTACKEGRISRKLAERGISVPQVIGYGKAVNNGLVRRDVLLTREVAGGKSLFDFLHREFPQLAAGEKRKFVRGFAAYVRKLHDAGALHADLHIGNILLEPEGSEYRFVLLDNDRLTLKNGKISTRQRIRNLALVLSNLRNHLSRTQYLRFLREYGLPSGEEGRVLLSALENSVLAHSKKIWNGKARQCLSNNRRFSKEHRQGFTIYRKSGLRWKNLVDALLPDPDLMLEQGEIFKAGRTVRAARITIDGQSYFLKRYNCKGFIYRLRNAFRRSRAVRTWLVSWGFRVRGIPIPEPIACIEERRWRLLGRSYILSVFVSESESLPHFWSGIDAGRQKELLGKLAGLLGRMHRFGCLHGDLKWNNILVSRSGRIVLTDLDGSRILSRLGSKSARRDLRRFQRDLASRQIAAAERDFFLACWRRWASPPEPGVRTRV